Genomic window (Mycoplasma sp. NEAQ87857):
AACTGCTGTTTGTAAACTAGCTTGGACATTAGCCAATTTCGCTTCCAATTCATTAGCTAAATCATTTAAATTTAATCTTTTAAGCTCTTGAATTACTTTTTTAGCATTAGCAATATATTGATTAGATTTAACTTCAATTAATATTCTATTTAAATCATTAATCGCATTATTTAGCTCATTAACTGTATTAGCAGTATTTTTAGCTGCTTCTGCAGTAGCTATAGCATTAGTTAATTTAACTAAATTATTGTCTTTGATCTTATTAGTATTTTTAATTCCTTTAGCTAAAGTGATTAATTTAGTTAATTCATCTTTAACTAAATTAACTTTAGCATTAGCTTTTAAATTACTTATTGCTTGATTTAAATTATTTTTAGCATCATTAATATCACTAGTATTTAAACCATTGTAATTAGAATTTAAAATTTGATTTACCTTAGCTAATGCATTATCAAATTGATCTTGAGATGCTTTATTAGCATCAATATAGCTTGAAGCAGTTTTGTCAATTAAATCATTAGCTACTTTAGCTAAAGTATTTCTTAAATCACCCATTGTATTATTTAAGATTTTAGCTTTAATTAAAATAGTATTATTAGATGAAGCGTTTGCATTATTAACTGAATTAATTTCACTTAATAATGAAGCATTTTGAACTTCATTTTTTAAAGCAGTTTTTTGACCAATAGTTAAATTAGACAACTGATCAATTTCGCTATTAGTAGTATTTTTTAAACTATTTAAACGATTATTACCATCTAAATTATCTAAAGCAGTTTTTAAATTGATTATTAAGATTGAAATGTTATCTAAATCAATAGATTTACCTTTTAAATGATTAATATCATTAATATTTTCAACTTTAGAAGTATTATTAACTGCATTATAAGCTCGTTTTAAAGCGTTTTTAGTTGATTCTGAAGAGTTAATAAACTCTTTAGAATCAAAATTATTTCCAGCTATAGTATTTAAATTATTTAATACATCAATTAACTTTTTATATTCTTTATTTAAAGTATTTGCTTTAGTTGTTATATGAGCTATTTGATCTTCTTTTGCGTTATTAATTGCTTCTTTTAATTCATCCTTAGCAGAAGTAGCTAAATAATTTAATTGATCAATTTGATCTTTTGCCATAGCTTTAATATTATTTAATCTTGCTTGAATAGCATCTGATTTAGCTTGTTTAATTGCATTATCTAACTCTATTGCTGCTTGCACTTTTGCTAAATCAGTAATATCTGCTTGAGTTTGTTTAGCTTTGGCAGTAGCTATAGCTTGATCTAAAGAGTTTTTAATGTTATTAGAGAAACTAGATTTATATTGATCATTATCATATTCTACATTTGTATTTCATTTATTTAATTCAGCTTCAGCATTCGCTATAGCTTCAGCTAAAGCAGCATCTGCTGCAGCTTTAGTTTTAATAGGTAATTGATTATTAAATGATTCAATTTTAGTTAATTTATCTTTAGTATTAATATTAACTATTAAATTAGTATCTACTGAATCTTTAGAATTAATACTTCCATTAACTATTACTGAAGGATTGGTACTTACAGATATAGCATTAGTAATTTCAGTATCTAATGAATCGTTTTTAGTTAAATCATTATTAAGATCTTTGATTAAATTATTAATTTCAATTGCTTTTTTAAGTTCTTGAATAAATAGATTTTTAGCATTTTCTACATCAGCCAAATTATTTAACTTATTATATTCAGTAGAAAGTTTATTTAATTTAGTTTCTATATTACTTAAATAACCTGAAGCATCAGTAACTACATTATTATTAAATCCGCTATTAGCTGAATTAGCTTTATCATCTAAAGAAATTAAATTCTTAACTGCAGATAATGCTGTTTTATATTCTTCTCCTGAAGAAGATAATTTAATTTTTTCTTCATCATTTTCAGTATAAATAGGAATACTGGTTTTGATTTTACTAAATACTTTATCAATGGTAGTAGCATTACTATAAGCTTTAACTACTAGGGTTAAATTATGATTTGGATCTTGAATATAGTTTTTAAAAGCATTAGACATAGTAGTATCTAAATTAGTTAAAGAATCTATTTCTTTAACTAATTGTGCTCTAGCATCATTTACTTTAGTAGTTAATAAATTAGCTTTTTGATTAATAGTTTGATAAATATCTTTAGTAGTACTTCAATAAATAGCATCTAATTGACTTCTAGCTTCATCTACTAAATTTAAAAGATTTTTTAGGATATTATTGCTTGGAAATTCATTAACTAATGATGAAACTCTATTGTTAATACCATCTCCCATTTTATCTTTAGCTAATTTAGCGTTTAATCTAGCTTCTTGAAGTTGCATTTCTTTAACTAAAACATTATTTTTTATCTCTTTGATTGAATTTGCTGTAGATCCAGCTCTATTAATTTCATCTTTAACTCTATTAATCATTCTTAATAAAGTAGATGATTCTACAGTTAAATTATTAGCATCTAATTTAGTTTTTAAAGCTTGTGCTTCATAAATTTTTACTAAAGCTTGGTTAATTGCATCTTGCTTTCAGTCAGCAATATTAATTACTGATACTAAAGCATTTATATCATTAGTTAAATCATTTGCACTATTAGCATGAGCTATTTTATTAGCTTTTGCAGTATTTACTGATGATTGAAGGTAAGCATTTACATTATTATTGAATTTACCTGTAGCAATTGATTTTTCTACTAAACTAATTATGTGATCCAGTTCATTAATTTTATTACTTAAAATTAAATTACCATCTAATGCATTAATTGCATTAGATATTCTAGTAGCATGAGCTTCTAAATCTAATCTTGCACCATCTAAAGCACCATTTGATGTTATAGTAGTAATATTATTAGTTAAATTTCGTTTAATATTTCCACTATCATCCATATTTGATAATAATGCAGCTTTAGCATTTCTAAGTTCTTGTTTTAAATTAGATGAAGCGTTATTATAGTTATTTCTTTGATTTTGATCTAATACAACATTGGTAATTAAATGATTAGCTTTAGTCATTAAATTAAAAGTTGTGGTTGCTTGAGCATCTATTGCTTGAAGTTTAGCTACATAGTTATTAATATCGCTTACACTATCATTATCATTAATTCGTCTTTTAAAGTTATATTTTTGAATTTCATCAAAGTGAATTAAAGCATCTATTTCAGCTTTTTTATTATTAATAAATACTTCTTTACCATTTAATCCATCAATATAACCTTTTAAACTTTTGACTAAAGGTTCAAAAGTTCTTTTGCCTAAATCTTGATTAATAATAAAATCATTTATTGATCTTAAATCATTGATGTTAGTAGTTAATCAAGAATTAATTCTATTAATAGTATTATTTAACTCAGTTTTAGCAACATTATTAGCTAAAGTATATACAACATCATTTTTTATTGCCATATATCTTGCAATTTGTTCTTTAGCTTCATTTGCAAGTTCATTAATATCACTTAATTCTTGAATTAAATCTCTAGCTCCTTGATTAAAAGTTTTACCGTGTCTAGTTCATATATTATTTTGTCAATGACTTGAAGTTAAATTGTTTTTATATCTATTTTTAAATCCGCTACTAAAGTTATTAAAGCTATCAATTGAAGCTTTTAAGTTAGTTAAAACACTTTCACCATTTAATGCTTGTTTAGCATTAGCTAAACTTCCATAAACCATACTATTATCCATAAAGTTATCAATAGTTTCTTTAGAGGTTTGATTTTTAAAGGTTTTAGGATTATGTTGAATTTTAAGTTTATATTGTCCATTATCTTGTCTTTCAAATAATGGTTTGAATTTTTGGTCTACTAATGTATCAAATTCAGTTTTATATTCAGCATCTGAATATAAATATCTATTACTTCTTCTTATAGTATCATCAGTGTTATCTTGTAAGTATTTAATTGCTTTATATAATGCAACATTATCTCTATTAGTATCAGGATCACCATTAAAATCAATTAAATATCTAATAAGATCTTTAGCTTGATCAAGGGTTTCTTGATTATAAACTTCTTCAATATAAAATGCTTTTAAAGCATCATCAAATAAATCTAATCTCTTTAATTTATCAAAATTAGTTAAATTGGTCAATCCATTTAATGAATTGTATTTAGCATTTAAATCAGTAATATCGCTTTTAAGATGTTCTATTACACTATTAAGATCATTAGGTACAAAACCATTAGCATTATATGCATCATGTTTTAATAATCCATTAGTAAATTTATTAGTTAAATTATTAAATGCTTGATCAAAAGCATCTTTATTTTCTTTTGAAGCAAATTTATATTTTGCTAAGGTTTCTTTGTTGCTGGTATTTCTTATTAAATTACCAATTTCTTTAATTCCTTTTAAAGTTCCATCACCATCTAAAACCTTTTTAGCAGTTTCGCTTAATTTTAAAGCTTCATTAACAATAATTCCAAACGCATTTTGTCTACGTTGTCATTGATCTGTAATAGTTTTATTATAAAATGCTTCAATTGATTTTTTTCTATATTGATTTCTAATATCATTATCAATATAACTTGAATGTAAAGCTAATAAAGCTCCATGAATAGCTTGGTCAAATAATTTATCAACTTTATCAAATGAAGCTTTAATTTTTGTTACATAAGAATCATAATTATCAGTTTTGTATGGAGCTACTATATATCTACCATTATCATTGTTTAATATCGTAGTTTTATCATTAGTGGTATAAATAGCATTTGTATTGAATTTAGTTTTATCTTTTGCTTCAGCAACATAATCTTTAAGTATTTGATTACCTTCATTAACAATAGCTGTAATATCTTCTTGTCTTAATTGAGCAGCGTTAGATTTAATATAGTCATTTAAACTAAATACTTCTTTAAATAAATCATTTCAATCAAACTCATAACCATTAAAAATATGAGGATTATTGCTATCAAAGAAGTTTTTCTTATAAGTATTTTTATCATCTTTAGAAATTGCTATCAACACATTATTTCAATCTAAACTATCTAATTCAGTTACATTAAACCCAATAGAATTACTATCTCCGAAGTTATTTCTAGATATAGTTCATTTTCTAGAGTTATTTGAAATGCTTGAAGGAGCAGTAAAAACAAAGTTTTGTCCTTCTAAAGGATTTAGCATACCAAAACCATAACTTGTATTTAATCAATTTACTCTATCTACATCTCTTGCAGAACTTGCATGAAATGTGATACCTGATTTTTGATATTCATTTAAATTATTATTGCTATTTGCATTATATACATCTTGATTTGGATCTTTTACTCTACCTTGAACTTCAATTAAGCTACCATTATCTTTTTGATAATATTTATAATCTGCAATAGGTAAAGAGAAATTGATTTTAGTACTATTCTTTTTGTAAGAATTAATTTTTACTGGAAGTGGTCTATTGGTTGTGCGTTTATGAACTCAGAAATTACCTACAGCTAAATTACCTCTTTTACCTTGACCTGAAAGCACATTAGCATCAAAAGTTAAATAATTAGTTGCTCCTATATATGATGCATCTTGATTTCTTGAAGCTGAAGAAGGTTTTCAAAAATCTTTCTTTTTGAACTTCATTTCAATATAAATATGAGTACCTGATTGATCTGAGGGTCTAATTTCTCTAGCATTTCAACTAAGTTGTAATGCATTACCAAATGTTGAAGCTAATGAATTTAAATCTCTAATACCAGAAGCTATATTTGCTGCATTACCATAAATATTTTGATAAGAGTGTGATTGACTTAAAAATTGTCCATTAATTCCTGCAGATAGCATTCCTGTATTTAATCCATTGGTGTTAGTATGATTAATATCTTGCTCTAATAATCTTCAATTACCTACTATTTTAGGATAACCAAATGATAAATTAGTTCTTCCAGCATCTCAATATACTGCATCATATAAAGATCTTAAAGTATCATCGCTATTTCCATATCTTCTAAAAATTGGTAATCCACTAGCATTATTTCCAATACCTAAAACAGTATTTTTAGAGTTGAAATTGATTTTATGATGCTTTAAATTAAAAGTAAATTCTTTAGTTCCGATGTTGCTTCTAAAATTATTATCTTGAGCAACTCAAGTTACTTTAATATCTTGAGTTCTTCCTTGAGAATCAGTAGTTACTGGTTCAAAATCATCTGATCAAACGATGTTCATTCTCATTAAGGTGTTTCAAATATCAGGTAAACCACCTATTCAAGCTACGTTTTGAGGATCTTGTAGATTTTGCATACCAAATTCAAATCTATAAGTTTGCTCTTTTGCATCTAATCCACCATCATCAACTCTAACTACTTTAACAAATTGCTCAGCTCCACCTTTTCTTGTTGTTATAGTTCTAAAAAGTGAATCAGGAAACTCATTACTTTTACTTACAATTAAATATTTGTTTTGATTATTAAACTCATTAACTCTATCAACTAATAAACTATTAGTTAAATTAGTTAAATTACCTGAATTAAAATCATTTAAGTATTGAGTTTGAGAATTACTATTATTTAAAACATCAGGTTTATAGTAAGAATAAATACCATTTTCACCATATCTTACATAACGCTTACCATTAGAGTTTTGTAAATTAAATCTTGAATTAAACAATGTTGAATAAGTTGAATTAAAATCATAAAATGTGTTATCTATAGTAAAATAATCACTGTATTTAGCAGTGACATATTTATTAATAGTATCTTGAGTGAAAAAATATTGTTGATTTCTATTGCTTTCTATTCTAGTTGGTAAATGATCTTGATATTTTTGATTATTATTTGAATCTGATGCAGCTACTGAAGTTAATGAAGCAACAAGCGTTGTTGATGCTATTACCATAAATGGTACTTTTGTAATCTTTTTTCTTTTCATATGCTCCTTTTTATATAGTTTTTTAATAATTTCTAAAATTGATAATTGCACAAATTATATATATATATATATATAATCAGGGTGTAATTGAATACTTAGATAAATATCAAACTATAAAAGTTTTTTATTTATCTAAATTTTTTTAATTTTTGAATAAAAAATAAAAATTCCCAAGTATTATACTTAGGAATTTTGAAAAAATGAGTTATTTTTTCTTTCTTGTAAATATTGCACCCACTATAAATGCTAGTGAAGCAATTAAAGTAATTGGGAATAAATATCAAGCGGCTTTATTAGTTTTATTTGCTCCATCAATATCATTGATAGTTCTATCTAATAATTCTATAGCAGTAGTTATTTGATTATGATCGTTGGTTAAACCTTTATTGCTATTACCTAGAATTTTATTAGATTTAATAAATTCAATAGCATCAGTTAAATTATTTTGTTTATCTGGATTAGTTTTAGCAAATAAATCACTATCAATTAAATCATTTGCTTGATTGAATTTATTAATTAATTCTCCATGTTTATCATTTAACGCATTAGAATCATCTTTTAATTGAATTATACTTGATTCATTGTTTAATGTTTTAGCTTTGTTAGCTAAATCATTAATTAATTCAGGTTCAATATTTGGTAAATTGCTAATGTGATTTATAGTTTGATCAATTAAATCTTTGATTAATTTAATTCCTTTAGCAGCTTTATTGAATTGTTCTTTGATTTTATTGTTTAATTTTGTTATTTGATCTTTAACTTTAGCTGGATGGTTATTTAAAACATCAGTTGTTTGGTTTATAGCATCATTGATTGCTTTAATAATTGGATCTTTAATATTGTTTGGTAATAAAGTAAATTCATTATTATTAATTAAATTATTTTTATCTTTCTTAGCTTTGATTATTGCATCTTCTAATTTAATTTTATCTACTAAATTAGTAATTTTATCTTTGGCTTTAGCATAATCAATCACTTTAGGATTCTTGATTTTATTTAATTCTTTATCGATATTATCAACTAAATTATTAAATTTGTCTTTAAGATCATTAGATAAATTAGAATTATTAATTTCTTTTTTAGCTTTTTGTTTGGTATCTAAATAATTTGCTTTTGCTATAGCATCTTTAACTTTATCTACAGCTTTATTTAGTTGATTAATTAAATTATTAATATCATTTTCATTAGCTTCTTTATCGTTGATTAAGTCATTAATTTGTTTAATTAAATCCTTGATTTCTTTTGATAAATTGATTTTATCTACTGGATTAACTAAAGAATTATTTAAATCTTTTAATACATCTTTAGCATCTTTAATCGCTACTTTAGCTTTGGTATTAATGATTTCTTTGACTAATTCTTTAGTAGCTTCTTCAACTAATTTAGTATTAGATTTATCAAGTTTATTTATCTTATCAATAAGATCTTTGATCTTATTGATTTCATTAGGATATTTATCTTTTAATTTATTAATTAAATCATTTGCATCAATAATAGTCTTATCTAACTTAGCATTAGCTAAATCATTGAGCAATTTATTATTTTTATCAAATATCTCTTTAGAATTATTGATATTTGAATTATTAGTTGTATCAGTTATTGATTTATCTAATTTATCAACTATAGGTTGATATTTATTATTGTCTTTAATTGAATCAATATAGTCTTTAACTTTTTTAATTGTTTTATCAATTACAGCATCATTGATTGCTTTGTCAACTTTTTCTTTAGCATCCTTGTAATCTTTTGCTGAAGGATCAGTTTTATCTTTTAATTCATTTTCAATTTCATTAACCTTATTATGTAAATCTTCTTTAGTTTTTGGATCTAAGGTTGAATCATTTTTAGATAAGTCATTAGCAATATCAACACTATTATCATATTCAGCTTTTCTAACTTCTTTATCCGCTTCTTTTATACCTTTATCTAAATTATTAATTGCTTGATTGATATCTTCTTTTGAAGAATTATCATTAATCTGATCTTTAACTTTATTGATTAAATTATTTAGATTTTCTTTAAGTTCATTTTTCTTATTGTCATTTAATATTGAATTATCAATATTATTAATTATTTCATTAGCTTCATTAATTTTAGTTTTAGCTTTGGTGCTATTAATATCGTTGTTTAAATTACTTGTAGCTTGATCGACTTTAGATGTATCATCTTTATTAATATTGTTATTGATGATAATACTATTATTTAAATTATCAATTAACTCTTTATTTTTATTAGCATCTTTTGCTAATTCATTTAATAATTCTTTTGCATCAACATTTGCTATATCTAATTTAGCTTTAGCAATTTCGTTGATTAGTTTATTGTTATCTTGATCTATTTTTTTAGCAGATTTAGTATTGTTGTTTAACAAACTATCTTTAATTGCTTGATTTAACCCATCGTTGATATCTTTGTATTTATCATCGCTAATTTCTTTAATTAATTCTTTTGCATCAATGATAGTTTTATTTAATTTAGCATTTGCTATAGCTTTAGTTAAATCTTTAATAGCTTCTTTTTGTTTATTTTTTAAATCATTAGTAATAGGTTGGTTAGATATTTCATCAAGTACATCTTTTGTATTAGAAATTGCTTCATTTAAATCACTAACAACATTATTATATAAATCATTATTTTCTAAACTGTCTTTTAAATCTTTAGCTTTAATTAGCTCATTCTTTAATTTAGTATTATCTAAAACATTTTCTAAATTATTAGTTGAATCAATAATATTATTAACCATATCATCATTTAATGCTGGTTTAGCAGCTTCAATTGCATCTAAAAGAGTTTTATTTAGATCACTATCATCTACTGTTTTTAAATATTTTTCAGCATCATTAATAATATTATTTAACTTATCTTTAGCTAGATTTAAATCGTTTAATCTATCTATGGCATCAGTTAATGATTTAGTTAATTTATCAATATCTGTATTAATTGTATTTAATGTAACATCATTATCATTTAAATTATTAGATACTTCTGTAATTACCGTAGGTAAATCACCTTTTAAATTAATATCAGTATCTTTAGTATTGGCATTTAATCAATCATTTGCTTGATTGAGTAAATCTTGTAATTTATTTTTAGCTAAATCTAAGTTTAATTTATTATTGTTGTTTTCTAAATTAACTTTTGCATCACCATTTAACTTACTTAAAGCATCATTTAAGATGTTTTTAGCATCATCTAATTTAGATATGTAATTATTGAAGTTATTATCATTAACTACTAAGTTGCTATTATTGTTGGTGATATTTGCTTTATTGTATTGGTATAAATCTTGTAATTGATTTTTAGCATTATCAAAATTATCTTTTAATTCATTATCACTTAAAAGATAATTATTAGTAGTAGCAATATTAGTTAAGTTATTTAATAAATCCTTAATTTCGTTGTATTTATTATCTAATTTATTTAATTTATTAAATGCTTTAAGTTTATCTTCATAAGTATTATTAGTGTTTTTAATGTAATCTTTAAATAAATCATCTAAGTTTGAATCTAAATGATCTTTAGCATCAGTAGCTTTGGTCAATTCATTTAACGCTTTAGTTAATTTAGCTTCTAAATCACTAATTTGATCATTGATATTAGTTGCTTCATTATTTACTGGCATTAAATTATTTAGATTATTTTTTGAGTTATTTAAATCTAAAATAGCTGCTTTTAAATCATTATCAATAGCACCTTCAATAATAGTAGTTAAATCTTTGTTATAAATATTAGTTATTTTATTTAATAATTTAGCTGCTTTAATTTTATCTTTATCAATTTCGGTTCATTTATCTAAATCAATTAATTTACTATCAATATCAGTAATTTTTTTAGCAGTTAATAAACTAGTTTCAACATTTGAAACCTTAGTTTCTAAACTATTAACTAATTCAACTAGATTTAAATCTCTAAGTTGATCAATAACTTCTTTAGCATTATCAATATATTGTTTAGATTTATGATCAATTAATGATTTATCTAAATCATTAATTGCTTTATTTAAATCATCAATGGTACTTGAATTGTTATCTTTTATATCACTTGCAATTTTAATATCAGCAATTAATTTGGTTAAACTATCACCTGTGATCTTATTAGAATCTTTAAGATTATTAGCAATTGTAATTAAGTTATTTAGTTCATCTTTAACTAATTTAATAGCTGCAGAAGCATCTAATTCTGCTATTGCGTTATTAAATTCATCTCTAGCGTTATCAATAGCAGTTTCATCTAAACCATTATAAGAGTCATTTAAGATATTATTAACTGTATTTAATGCATTATCAAATTTTGCTTTTGAACTATCATTTGCATTAATATAACTTGAATCAGTTTTATTTCTAATACCAATATTTGAAGCTTCAAAGGTATCTTTTAAGCTTTCCATAGTGTTATTTAATTTGTTTGCTTTATCTAATATAGTTCCATTACCCAAATTATTAATATCATTATTAGATGTAATTTCATCTAATAATGATGCATCATCTATTTGTTTTTTAAATGCAGTTTTTTGACCGTTAGTTAAATGAGATAAGGTTTCAATTTTTGCTTTAGCATCATTTTTTAAATTATTCAATCTAGCATTTCCATCTAATGCATTAAGTTTAGTTTCTAAATCATTGACTAATGTAGTAATGTTATTTAAATCAAGTGATTTACCTTTTAAATTATTAGCATCATTAAGGTTTTGAACCTTATCTGTGTCATTTAAAGCATTATAAGCTTGTTTTAAATTGTTTTTAGCTGTTGTTGAAGAGTTTGTAAACTCATTTCCAGTTCAATCATTTTTAGCTTTATCATTTAAACTTGTTATTAAGTTTGCAAGTTTTGTATATTGATCATTTAATGATTTAGCCTTAGTAACAATATTATCAATATCAGCTTCATTAATATTATCTATTTCACTATATAAAGTATTTTTAACAGTATCTGATAGTCTATTAAGCTCTTTGATTTCATTTTTCTTTTTAGCTTTATTGGTATTTAATTGAGTTTCTTTTAATTTTTTATCTAATTCTACTGCTTGATTTGCTTTATCAACACTAGATATATTTGGTTGAGTATTTTTTATTTCTGCAGCAGTTATAGCATTTTTTAAACCATCTTTAATACCATTAAAGAATTCTGTTGTATAAGCAGGGTTATTATATTCACCATTAGCATCTTCTCATTTTGCTAATTCTTTTTTAGCTTCTTCTATAGCTTTTGTTAATGCATTATTAGCAGCTATAGAAGCTTTATCAGCTAGTTTTAAATCATTTAGTTTATTTAATTCAGTAGTATCAGCTATGTTAATGGTTAAGTTTGTATCAACTTCATTTTTAGTTTTTGGTTTATTACCAATAATTTGTACAGCTGATGGTTTATTATTACTAATTGCTTTTTCAATTTCTGCTTCTAGTTCATTATCTTTTAATAAATCATTTCTACTATTGATTAAATTATTAACTTCTAAAGCTTCTTTAAGTTCTTTAATAAATTTATCTTTAATAGCTACTGAATTTTCTTTTCCATTTAAC
Coding sequences:
- a CDS encoding FIVAR domain-containing protein, with product MKRKKITKVPFMVIASTTLVASLTSVAASDSNNNQKYQDHLPTRIESNRNQQYFFTQDTINKYVTAKYSDYFTIDNTFYDFNSTYSTLFNSRFNLQNSNGKRYVRYGENGIYSYYKPDVLNNSNSQTQYLNDFNSGNLTNLTNSLLVDRVNEFNNQNKYLIVSKSNEFPDSLFRTITTRKGGAEQFVKVVRVDDGGLDAKEQTYRFEFGMQNLQDPQNVAWIGGLPDIWNTLMRMNIVWSDDFEPVTTDSQGRTQDIKVTWVAQDNNFRSNIGTKEFTFNLKHHKINFNSKNTVLGIGNNASGLPIFRRYGNSDDTLRSLYDAVYWDAGRTNLSFGYPKIVGNWRLLEQDINHTNTNGLNTGMLSAGINGQFLSQSHSYQNIYGNAANIASGIRDLNSLASTFGNALQLSWNAREIRPSDQSGTHIYIEMKFKKKDFWKPSSASRNQDASYIGATNYLTFDANVLSGQGKRGNLAVGNFWVHKRTTNRPLPVKINSYKKNSTKINFSLPIADYKYYQKDNGSLIEVQGRVKDPNQDVYNANSNNNLNEYQKSGITFHASSARDVDRVNWLNTSYGFGMLNPLEGQNFVFTAPSSISNNSRKWTISRNNFGDSNSIGFNVTELDSLDWNNVLIAISKDDKNTYKKNFFDSNNPHIFNGYEFDWNDLFKEVFSLNDYIKSNAAQLRQEDITAIVNEGNQILKDYVAEAKDKTKFNTNAIYTTNDKTTILNNDNGRYIVAPYKTDNYDSYVTKIKASFDKVDKLFDQAIHGALLALHSSYIDNDIRNQYRKKSIEAFYNKTITDQWQRRQNAFGIIVNEALKLSETAKKVLDGDGTLKGIKEIGNLIRNTSNKETLAKYKFASKENKDAFDQAFNNLTNKFTNGLLKHDAYNANGFVPNDLNSVIEHLKSDITDLNAKYNSLNGLTNLTNFDKLKRLDLFDDALKAFYIEEVYNQETLDQAKDLIRYLIDFNGDPDTNRDNVALYKAIKYLQDNTDDTIRRSNRYLYSDAEYKTEFDTLVDQKFKPLFERQDNGQYKLKIQHNPKTFKNQTSKETIDNFMDNSMVYGSLANAKQALNGESVLTNLKASIDSFNNFSSGFKNRYKNNLTSSHWQNNIWTRHGKTFNQGARDLIQELSDINELANEAKEQIARYMAIKNDVVYTLANNVAKTELNNTINRINSWLTTNINDLRSINDFIINQDLGKRTFEPLVKSLKGYIDGLNGKEVFINNKKAEIDALIHFDEIQKYNFKRRINDNDSVSDINNYVAKLQAIDAQATTTFNLMTKANHLITNVVLDQNQRNNYNNASSNLKQELRNAKAALLSNMDDSGNIKRNLTNNITTITSNGALDGARLDLEAHATRISNAINALDGNLILSNKINELDHIISLVEKSIATGKFNNNVNAYLQSSVNTAKANKIAHANSANDLTNDINALVSVINIADWKQDAINQALVKIYEAQALKTKLDANNLTVESSTLLRMINRVKDEINRAGSTANSIKEIKNNVLVKEMQLQEARLNAKLAKDKMGDGINNRVSSLVNEFPSNNILKNLLNLVDEARSQLDAIYWSTTKDIYQTINQKANLLTTKVNDARAQLVKEIDSLTNLDTTMSNAFKNYIQDPNHNLTLVVKAYSNATTIDKVFSKIKTSIPIYTENDEEKIKLSSSGEEYKTALSAVKNLISLDDKANSANSGFNNNVVTDASGYLSNIETKLNKLSTEYNKLNNLADVENAKNLFIQELKKAIEINNLIKDLNNDLTKNDSLDTEITNAISVSTNPSVIVNGSINSKDSVDTNLIVNINTKDKLTKIESFNNQLPIKTKAAADAALAEAIANAEAELNKWNTNVEYDNDQYKSSFSNNIKNSLDQAIATAKAKQTQADITDLAKVQAAIELDNAIKQAKSDAIQARLNNIKAMAKDQIDQLNYLATSAKDELKEAINNAKEDQIAHITTKANTLNKEYKKLIDVLNNLNTIAGNNFDSKEFINSSESTKNALKRAYNAVNNTSKVENINDINHLKGKSIDLDNISILIINLKTALDNLDGNNRLNSLKNTTNSEIDQLSNLTIGQKTALKNEVQNASLLSEINSVNNANASSNNTILIKAKILNNTMGDLRNTLAKVANDLIDKTASSYIDANKASQDQFDNALAKVNQILNSNYNGLNTSDINDAKNNLNQAISNLKANAKVNLVKDELTKLITLAKGIKNTNKIKDNNLVKLTNAIATAEAAKNTANTVNELNNAINDLNRILIEVKSNQYIANAKKVIQELKRLNLNDLANELEAKLANVQASLQTAVKIQEINEKLDDLDKWTNIDQKKIDAAKVLNKITNAYNNDLNNIINDQSNLALTNSINELNDVKNQVHNLIAVGNTADNIDAKVNELSTKLANALAALTKAITNKTAVPSSLISIFDSYIKDPNHTFENKLLAFNKLNQLNARDIEVKATLDKYIDAKTTDNYLLSPLELKNAFTNAKDKLNDLYQYIKSAIVNANSDLINNIDSFNNYLSKLDTYKNNLNDAWNNLIGDQVAKSEKDNANLALTRAKSQLQDLINQANNWLNNNTKATDTNLKGNLPSTTSNATNHLNDANATIESINNEINKLNESLNNANNRLNSLTDAKDQLTNIINLAENYLNTVEDSGINQKLSNAINKANDKLNTDLTNDIIQAAKDLENVLDNTKLNNELIKAKALKDQLMNDNAYLEVVNALDKAITNAKEISNQITDPISLDLKNKQKEAINNLEKAIANAKLNKTIVDAKKLINGINDDKYKDILDNLNNAITNSLIDNDIKSASEIIQDNNKLINEIAKAKFDKTMIDANDLLDKLTKDPTKNQDLIDQLNNSIQNNNNIDPNNINDVIEATKELNKALIEIKAKAVIKDATEIINNINYSSLDNNLKNQLTNKLNNLINKTNEALANNNSNDIVNTTNDLIQANKDARKEIKKAEYDNSINIAKDLSKDESSLDPLIKDTLNNEVDQIEKELNNKTKPSEKDYIDAKEKVDKAINDAVIDQTIKKVKDYINSIKDDNKYQPIVDNLNQAINNATDASNINNSTDIFDNNNKLLNDLANAKLDKAIIDANDLVSKYSNKYPNQINKIKDLINQANNIDKSNTKLVEETTKQLVKEIVNTKAKVIIDQAKAVLNDLNNSSVNSLDKSNLSNDINDLINQIDNLINDPNAKIADISNLINQLDNKINQTKDAIAKTQYLDTKQNSKLIIDNSNLSSDLKDKFNQSLDQIDTNLNSIIDPEATDYIKAKDDINNLVDKIKLEDAIAKANTDKNNLISNNDFNFLPNEIKDPIIKDITDAINQAVNILNNQPDQARDQIDTLNNKVKEQLTKANKAIKSIKDLIDQTINHINNLENLEPELINDLANKAKSFNSQSSLNKFKDNTDTLNDHHGTLINKFKQANDLANSNLFAKVSKDKQDKLTKAISFIKQNKILGKTNKGLSSNNTDINNAIDMLNKAINDVKGDQKTAKSYWYFAPIALASSLFFLIGLWIFKHKKKK